One window from the genome of Phycisphaerales bacterium encodes:
- a CDS encoding ABC transporter permease: protein MKLVVRSMNARRFSTSVTILTVAIAVGLLLTILSIRDSGRASFARGSGNMHLLISRDASPLVAVLNGVFYANAPRNYLMWSDYEELREKYPLEYSVPLQLGDSYRGAPIVATTSEYFSEFEPVVDQPWKVETGRFFKRPFEVVVGAEASEQFNLNLGDRIELTHGIGSQKESDDDHGHHHHHHDEYEYEVVGILSPTASAHDRAIYSDLTSSWIVHAHDRRQQSNHGHIELTKADDLIEDDRKITGVYARVLTRPNRSASSAIQQVFSGLRSDPTITVASPASQITRLFAIVGSVDQILIWMAFVVVIASAIAIMLALYNSIEQRRRQIAVLRVLGCSRSRIFSLVITESAIIGLIGSIIGIAIAVIGTSVVAGVVREQLGINIAIQTWSVWTLIVGTGTVCLAAAAGFFPAMTAYRTSVVKHLRPLG from the coding sequence ATGAAGCTGGTAGTTCGTAGCATGAACGCCCGTCGTTTTTCTACGTCGGTCACTATTCTGACGGTAGCGATTGCGGTTGGTTTGTTACTGACAATTCTTAGCATAAGAGACTCTGGCCGTGCTTCATTCGCGCGAGGCAGTGGCAACATGCATTTGTTAATTAGCCGCGATGCAAGTCCGTTGGTGGCGGTTTTGAATGGTGTGTTTTATGCCAATGCGCCACGAAACTATCTCATGTGGAGTGATTATGAAGAGCTTCGAGAGAAATATCCGCTCGAGTACTCGGTTCCATTGCAGCTTGGAGACTCTTATCGTGGCGCTCCAATCGTTGCGACCACATCTGAGTACTTCTCCGAATTCGAGCCCGTTGTAGATCAGCCTTGGAAAGTTGAGACTGGTCGATTCTTTAAACGGCCATTTGAAGTTGTTGTTGGTGCGGAAGCAAGTGAGCAATTCAATCTAAACTTAGGTGATCGAATTGAACTTACGCATGGAATTGGATCGCAAAAAGAAAGTGATGACGATCATGGGCATCATCATCATCATCATGATGAATATGAATATGAGGTTGTTGGTATTTTGTCGCCTACGGCAAGTGCACATGACCGTGCCATTTACTCTGACTTAACAAGCTCGTGGATCGTACACGCACATGATCGACGTCAGCAGTCCAATCATGGTCATATTGAACTTACAAAAGCTGATGATCTTATTGAAGACGATCGTAAGATTACCGGTGTATATGCTCGAGTGCTAACACGACCAAATCGTTCAGCATCTTCAGCTATTCAGCAAGTATTCAGCGGTTTGAGATCTGATCCGACAATCACAGTTGCATCACCAGCAAGCCAGATTACGAGACTCTTTGCGATTGTTGGGAGTGTTGATCAAATCTTGATATGGATGGCCTTTGTAGTGGTTATTGCTAGTGCAATTGCGATTATGCTTGCGCTTTACAATTCAATTGAGCAGCGAAGAAGGCAAATCGCCGTACTCCGTGTTCTTGGTTGTAGTCGATCCAGAATTTTTAGCTTAGTCATTACGGAGTCGGCAATTATTGGTCTGATCGGTTCAATAATAGGGATCGCAATTGCCGTTATTGGTACGTCAGTTGTCGCCGGGGTTGTGAGAGAACAGTTGGGAATAAACATAGCAATACAGACTTGGTCGGTTTGGACGCTTATCGTGGGCACAGGGACCGTTTGTCTGGCTGCAGCTGCTGGGTTTTTCCCTGCAATGACAGCGTATCGGACATCAGTGGTTAAGCACTTGCGCCCCTTAGGATAA
- a CDS encoding ABC transporter ATP-binding protein, whose amino-acid sequence MSFPSLQISDLCFRYEASGPPLLSIASLSLEAGQQLLITGPSGCGKSTLLHLIAGLMEPSAGNILISGKDIHALRGAKRDRLRGGNVGMIFQSFNLLHGFSALENVMAALLFSPVPRQDHQSLAQGLLNHLGIERIDAVPDQLSIGQQQRVAVARALVASPKLVLADEPTASLDPDAAAIAIKLIQETCAARNAALLCVSHDPQVVSQFENTTTLQALSSGLSQKVEV is encoded by the coding sequence ATGAGTTTTCCGTCACTTCAAATTAGTGATCTTTGCTTTCGGTACGAAGCCAGTGGGCCTCCGCTGCTGAGTATTGCATCTTTGAGTCTAGAAGCTGGTCAGCAGCTGCTGATTACGGGGCCATCGGGTTGCGGTAAGAGTACTTTATTGCACTTGATTGCTGGTCTGATGGAGCCCTCGGCTGGAAACATATTGATCAGTGGCAAAGACATCCATGCTCTTCGGGGTGCGAAGCGAGATCGCCTGCGAGGGGGTAACGTGGGCATGATCTTCCAGTCATTCAATCTTTTGCATGGATTTTCAGCATTAGAGAATGTAATGGCAGCGTTACTTTTTTCGCCAGTGCCTCGGCAGGATCACCAAAGTCTAGCTCAAGGGTTACTCAATCATCTTGGTATCGAACGAATTGATGCCGTTCCAGATCAGTTGAGCATTGGTCAGCAGCAACGTGTTGCTGTGGCGCGAGCTCTGGTGGCTAGCCCCAAGTTGGTTTTGGCGGATGAGCCGACCGCCAGCCTAGACCCAGATGCGGCCGCCATCGCAATTAAGCTTATACAAGAAACCTGTGCTGCCAGGAACGCTGCTCTGCTTTGTGTGAGCCATGATCCACAAGTAGTTTCACAGTTTGAAAACACCACCACACTGCAAGCACTCTCATCTGGGCTTAGTCAGAAGGTAGAGGTCTAA
- a CDS encoding GNAT family N-acetyltransferase codes for MLGSTEIIRPARFSDVPKIRQIVDNVLVEFSFEADPNGIDQDLQDPIASYNQANGLLDVLVRNDHVIGFVGLIPLNTDTIELRKLYLAQNVRRCGFGGLLLDHAINWARQQHFQWMTLQTSSKLTNAAALYKRRGFRYTTGQSRGKDCDQIMRLALDR; via the coding sequence ATGCTTGGGTCTACTGAGATCATTCGCCCTGCCCGCTTCAGCGATGTGCCGAAAATACGTCAAATTGTGGACAATGTACTGGTCGAATTCTCTTTTGAGGCAGACCCCAATGGCATCGACCAAGATCTGCAAGATCCGATAGCGTCATATAACCAAGCAAATGGACTCCTAGATGTGCTTGTGAGAAACGACCACGTCATTGGATTTGTCGGTCTCATCCCTCTGAATACAGACACTATAGAACTGCGAAAACTCTACCTGGCTCAAAATGTAAGGCGATGTGGATTCGGTGGCCTACTATTAGATCACGCAATCAACTGGGCACGCCAGCAACACTTTCAATGGATGACGCTCCAGACTTCTTCGAAGTTAACAAACGCTGCTGCTCTCTACAAACGACGTGGCTTTCGTTATACCACTGGGCAAAGCCGAGGGAAAGATTGTGATCAAATCATGCGACTTGCCTTAGATCGTTAG
- the xylB gene encoding xylulokinase: MEKKKCFLGLDVATGSTKALLVDENGSVLAKEISTYGLSTPRALWSEQDPVWWTDATDKVIRGVLQKAKVSGEQVCGVGITGQMHGLVLLDSVGQVIRPALLWNDQRTEKQCEEIHSLVGRERQIEITGKPALTGFTAPKMLWVREEEPAHWDAMKMMLLPKDYVRFYLTNEYVTDVSDASGTSLLDLHTRAYSEEILSALDIDSQTLPPVCESSQVCSSISQEAAQRTGLIAGTPVVAGAGDQAAEAVGCGIVDSSCMSAVIGTSGVVFASTESPVIDNNGHMHCYAHAINGGCHMMGVMMSAGGSLRWYVEQVMGDVKSQEYEKLLEEAASVVPGCEGLIFLPYLTGERTPHADPLARAAFIGLTLRHGRAAMTRAVLEGVAFGLCESLDLIRDLGVSAKTIRISGGGVRSELWLQIMADVFNMPVATVNVTEGAAYGAALLAMVGTDCFDDVAAASKAIIKETSRIQPGSNVGAYEKAYVRYKEAYPSLKSYFRGYADLA, translated from the coding sequence ATGGAAAAGAAGAAATGCTTTCTTGGACTAGACGTTGCTACTGGAAGTACGAAGGCGCTTCTTGTTGATGAAAATGGCAGTGTGCTTGCAAAAGAAATTTCAACATATGGGCTATCGACACCACGGGCATTATGGTCCGAGCAGGATCCTGTTTGGTGGACCGATGCCACAGATAAGGTGATTAGAGGTGTTCTTCAGAAAGCAAAAGTTTCGGGAGAGCAGGTTTGTGGGGTTGGCATAACAGGCCAAATGCATGGACTTGTGCTACTGGATTCTGTTGGTCAGGTGATTCGCCCAGCGTTGCTCTGGAATGATCAACGAACAGAAAAGCAGTGTGAAGAGATTCACTCGCTTGTTGGGCGTGAGCGGCAGATTGAAATTACTGGAAAGCCCGCGCTCACGGGCTTTACTGCGCCAAAGATGCTCTGGGTAAGAGAAGAGGAGCCAGCGCATTGGGATGCAATGAAAATGATGCTGCTTCCTAAAGACTATGTGCGATTTTATCTTACAAATGAATATGTAACAGATGTGTCTGACGCATCCGGAACGTCACTTCTGGATTTACATACGCGTGCGTACTCTGAAGAAATTCTTTCTGCTCTAGATATAGATTCCCAGACGCTGCCTCCAGTGTGCGAATCATCGCAAGTGTGCAGTTCTATTAGTCAAGAAGCAGCTCAGCGAACAGGACTTATTGCAGGCACGCCAGTTGTTGCTGGTGCTGGCGATCAAGCTGCTGAAGCTGTTGGCTGTGGAATCGTTGACTCATCATGCATGTCAGCAGTTATTGGTACATCAGGTGTTGTTTTTGCTTCAACTGAATCACCTGTCATAGACAATAATGGTCATATGCATTGTTACGCTCATGCCATAAATGGTGGATGTCACATGATGGGTGTGATGATGTCTGCCGGCGGGTCTCTTCGTTGGTATGTTGAGCAGGTTATGGGTGATGTAAAATCTCAGGAGTATGAGAAGCTGCTGGAGGAAGCAGCATCTGTTGTTCCTGGATGTGAAGGCTTGATATTTCTACCGTATCTCACCGGAGAGCGAACGCCACATGCTGACCCGCTGGCTCGTGCGGCCTTTATTGGTCTCACGTTGCGCCATGGCCGAGCGGCGATGACGCGGGCGGTCTTAGAGGGCGTTGCGTTTGGTTTATGCGAGAGTTTAGATTTGATCCGAGATCTGGGCGTATCAGCCAAGACCATTCGGATTTCGGGCGGCGGCGTTCGTAGCGAGTTGTGGCTGCAGATTATGGCGGATGTGTTTAATATGCCTGTTGCGACGGTTAATGTGACGGAAGGCGCGGCCTATGGAGCGGCGCTGTTGGCAATGGTGGGCACTGATTGCTTTGACGACGTTGCGGCTGCATCGAAAGCAATTATTAAAGAGACCTCGCGAATTCAACCGGGTTCTAATGTTGGAGCCTACGAAAAAGCGTATGTTCGATACAAAGAAGCCTATCCTTCACTGAAGTCGTATTTTCGTGGTTATGCTGATCTCGCTTAG
- a CDS encoding cupin domain-containing protein, with the protein MQIYRLAEQPVFDGGDGTVLRELFHPDHDSIDVRYSLAHATLAKGEKTLLHRLKTVEVYYILAGHGKMHIEDDVQDVFPEEVVYIPAHTVQWIENVGTSDLVFLCLVDPAWKVEDEEILPS; encoded by the coding sequence ATGCAAATTTATCGTTTAGCTGAGCAGCCGGTTTTTGATGGTGGCGATGGAACTGTGTTACGTGAGCTATTTCACCCAGATCATGATTCAATAGATGTTCGCTATAGCCTTGCTCACGCAACATTGGCGAAAGGCGAAAAGACTCTGTTGCACCGACTGAAAACGGTTGAGGTGTATTACATTTTGGCGGGGCATGGCAAGATGCATATTGAAGATGATGTGCAAGATGTATTTCCTGAAGAGGTTGTTTACATACCAGCTCATACTGTTCAGTGGATTGAAAATGTGGGTACTTCTGATCTGGTCTTTTTGTGTCTAGTCGATCCTGCCTGGAAAGTTGAAGATGAAGAAATATTGCCTTCGTAG
- a CDS encoding integrin alpha produces the protein MITNRYKTRLSNYWIFSALTIATFLSINTSVQADYEGLNYRVTKNIEIEGQIYYSIDLFVEVESSNDRLLMVFGDSNFPLKLSALDGGFYNNALANHLPHALSLNTVFGVAMERDTFVTIGTDDAVLNGPATLQFDTDSFENDDLFSVNDGSWYILPISETLGFPHDELGILIARLTVREDQTIAGTINLTGRLEANGEVIAWPPILGETFIFTSESVSSNQSTPVLPNIWTTGNSNGDRYGFTLANIGDVNGDEFDDLAIGIPRSDIAGTKNGTIEVRSGYDDVLLYTIHGQNLGEQLGFSISGAGDVTGDNIPDFIAGAPYNSEEEDKGGKAYVFSGADGSEVNSFFGRNPGDEFGLSVAGNVTLDGNNVPDAAIGAPKFKENMGAVYCYNLQDGSLIERLKGHNKGDQFGTSVTMTSDSSRFGRLIVGSPKNDDTDKNAGLVDVFQFDGSNFQTLYSIPGKNKNDRLGTVVGRSGDVDNDGIDDFGVGSPYFDSGSKNNRGRCTIYASASGVALWNKNGSHSNEKFPSSISDAGDLNCDGVNDVVFGSANYNASEDKTKAGRFLAVSGNSGSNIQNIASDQGNARFGQAAIGLGNPYGFSKLAIGAWKYSADAQSGRTGGLAYTTYFGCNATADFTEPLADQGRVPGSGPKPYQEHIPTGEVGEWIDLLLHY, from the coding sequence ATGATTACCAATAGATACAAGACGCGTTTATCTAATTACTGGATCTTCTCTGCACTTACCATAGCCACATTTTTATCAATAAACACGAGCGTTCAGGCAGACTATGAAGGCCTTAACTATCGCGTGACAAAGAACATTGAGATCGAGGGACAAATCTACTATTCCATCGACTTGTTTGTCGAAGTTGAGTCTTCAAACGATCGGTTACTGATGGTGTTCGGCGATAGCAACTTTCCTCTAAAGCTCTCTGCACTTGATGGCGGTTTTTATAACAACGCTCTTGCAAATCATCTACCCCACGCCCTTTCTCTAAACACAGTTTTTGGAGTCGCTATGGAACGTGACACGTTTGTGACTATTGGCACAGACGATGCTGTTCTGAATGGCCCAGCCACACTGCAGTTCGACACGGACTCTTTTGAGAATGATGACCTGTTTTCAGTTAACGATGGCAGTTGGTACATCCTTCCTATATCAGAAACACTTGGATTTCCACATGATGAGCTGGGCATTCTTATCGCACGGCTTACCGTGCGTGAAGATCAGACTATTGCAGGCACCATTAATCTGACCGGCCGACTGGAAGCAAACGGCGAAGTAATAGCCTGGCCCCCAATTCTGGGCGAGACATTTATTTTTACTTCGGAATCAGTGAGCTCCAACCAATCGACGCCAGTGTTGCCCAACATTTGGACCACCGGCAACAGCAATGGCGATCGATACGGATTCACTCTTGCAAATATTGGCGATGTCAATGGCGATGAATTTGACGATTTAGCAATTGGCATTCCTCGATCAGATATCGCCGGCACAAAAAATGGAACAATTGAAGTTCGATCTGGCTATGACGATGTACTGCTTTACACTATTCACGGCCAAAACCTGGGAGAGCAGCTGGGCTTCTCCATTTCGGGTGCTGGAGACGTAACAGGCGACAATATTCCAGACTTCATTGCCGGAGCACCTTATAACAGCGAAGAAGAGGACAAGGGCGGCAAGGCCTATGTGTTCTCTGGTGCAGATGGCTCTGAAGTCAATAGTTTTTTCGGCAGGAATCCCGGCGATGAATTCGGACTAAGCGTTGCTGGAAACGTCACACTTGATGGAAACAATGTGCCCGATGCTGCAATCGGCGCTCCTAAATTCAAGGAAAACATGGGTGCCGTTTATTGCTACAACCTTCAAGATGGCTCACTCATTGAGAGGCTAAAGGGCCACAATAAAGGCGATCAGTTCGGAACTTCAGTAACCATGACTTCGGACTCAAGTCGGTTTGGCCGCCTTATCGTTGGATCCCCAAAAAATGACGATACCGACAAGAATGCTGGCCTGGTTGACGTGTTTCAATTTGATGGCAGTAATTTCCAAACCCTTTACTCAATCCCAGGGAAGAACAAAAATGATCGGCTTGGCACTGTCGTTGGGCGCAGCGGTGACGTAGACAATGATGGGATTGATGACTTTGGGGTTGGGTCACCCTATTTTGATTCTGGCAGCAAAAATAATCGTGGCCGATGCACTATTTACGCATCAGCGAGTGGCGTTGCATTGTGGAATAAGAATGGTTCTCACTCAAACGAGAAATTTCCATCAAGCATCAGCGATGCTGGAGATCTCAATTGTGACGGCGTGAATGATGTAGTGTTTGGTAGCGCTAATTACAATGCTTCAGAAGATAAAACCAAGGCAGGCCGCTTTCTTGCTGTCTCCGGGAATAGTGGCAGCAATATCCAGAACATAGCCTCCGATCAAGGAAACGCTAGATTTGGACAGGCGGCTATCGGCCTAGGCAATCCTTACGGATTTAGTAAACTTGCTATAGGCGCATGGAAGTATTCAGCAGATGCGCAAAGCGGCAGAACTGGCGGCTTGGCTTATACCACTTATTTCGGCTGCAATGCGACTGCTGATTTCACGGAGCCTCTTGCAGACCAAGGACGTGTCCCAGGAAGCGGACCAAAGCCTTATCAAGAACACATCCCTACGGGCGAGGTAGGCGAGTGGATTGACCTGTTGCTTCACTACTAG
- a CDS encoding integrin alpha: MSLFEDNYIVLTTKNAIAVICLISQLAIVSIICAPATADYTGLNSVVTSDIDIDGIMYQSVDLYVGLTDPNDSIWAVISEDDSPLILSAPNGGLYQSPLGGSTPHDVALDDLFGDMLRYDSFVTIGSNSTEPCCTILLGFDVDAFDNNDEIVMDEGVWAVLPDNPMASLGAGSEHGVLIGRFTFRTDQSISGHLNFMGRLANGDNWSVTNASFAFGPQSTDIPDLDGHQDGEWFGRNIAILGDIDGDDIHDFAVGAPKRDNLNKNAGAVYVYSGKTRSLIRVLQSQRTNDNYGSSIANAGDIDGDEIPDLMVSAPAIKNTDFAGGRVDLVSGADGHTIQSLYSGETGDYFGTSIAGPPPGTSFSNHTLLVSAPYHKTGNKRKGRIYIFDRSGTLLSTIDGANSGDRFGHSVAFTGDINGDSVSDFIVGSPKNDDANSNAGRVDIYDGSSYDTITTLLGHKEKSRFGQTVAGAGYLDDDGYSDFVVGATHFGNSNGTKIGRVYAYSGKHKTELWHKTGKQAKDKLGSFLSITEDVNCNGYNDVLIGSPKHSSPELNESGQLLVCSGNNKSLITISTGTQAESRYGISACVLYGGDNTPTIYAGASHAVTTNQSATGCVFDIDLTECSATTQRLQQHGDSHFFTTGRDQPAKTNLSDNMKYYLGNILNLPIDRPVLSIHSR, translated from the coding sequence ATGAGCTTGTTTGAAGACAATTACATAGTCTTGACAACCAAGAATGCAATTGCTGTTATTTGTCTCATATCGCAACTAGCAATAGTATCGATAATCTGCGCGCCAGCGACAGCAGATTACACCGGCTTGAATTCCGTTGTTACATCAGACATTGATATCGATGGCATTATGTATCAGTCTGTTGATTTATACGTTGGACTAACAGATCCCAATGATTCTATTTGGGCCGTCATAAGCGAAGATGATTCTCCGCTTATTCTTAGCGCTCCCAATGGTGGGCTTTACCAAAGTCCACTGGGAGGGTCGACGCCCCATGACGTAGCACTCGATGATCTCTTTGGTGATATGCTTCGCTACGACTCTTTTGTCACAATCGGATCAAATAGCACTGAGCCATGCTGCACGATTCTTCTTGGCTTTGACGTAGATGCCTTCGACAACAATGATGAAATTGTGATGGACGAAGGCGTTTGGGCTGTGCTTCCCGATAATCCTATGGCGAGCTTAGGCGCAGGTAGTGAGCACGGAGTACTCATTGGTCGATTTACATTTCGCACTGATCAATCAATAAGCGGCCACCTCAACTTTATGGGCCGGCTTGCGAACGGCGACAATTGGTCTGTTACGAATGCATCTTTTGCATTTGGTCCTCAATCGACTGACATACCTGACCTTGATGGCCACCAGGATGGTGAGTGGTTTGGTCGAAACATTGCCATTCTTGGTGATATCGATGGAGATGATATTCATGATTTTGCTGTTGGAGCGCCCAAACGAGATAATTTGAATAAGAACGCTGGCGCGGTCTATGTTTATTCAGGAAAGACTAGATCACTGATCCGTGTTTTACAGAGCCAAAGAACCAACGACAACTATGGTTCATCGATCGCTAATGCGGGAGATATAGATGGCGACGAGATTCCTGATCTCATGGTGAGCGCACCAGCTATCAAGAACACAGATTTTGCGGGTGGCCGTGTCGACCTTGTCTCAGGTGCTGATGGCCATACGATTCAGTCCCTCTATAGCGGAGAAACTGGAGATTACTTTGGCACATCTATCGCCGGCCCCCCTCCAGGAACCTCCTTTTCAAATCACACTCTCCTCGTCAGTGCCCCGTATCACAAAACTGGCAATAAACGCAAAGGTCGTATTTATATTTTTGATAGAAGTGGCACCCTGCTTTCGACGATCGACGGCGCCAATTCTGGGGATCGCTTTGGACACTCTGTTGCTTTCACAGGTGACATCAACGGCGATTCTGTGAGCGACTTTATTGTTGGTTCACCAAAAAATGACGACGCCAATTCCAATGCTGGCCGTGTTGATATCTATGATGGATCCTCATACGACACCATTACAACCCTACTTGGCCACAAAGAAAAAAGTCGCTTTGGCCAAACGGTGGCAGGTGCAGGCTACCTTGATGATGATGGATACTCAGATTTTGTAGTCGGTGCTACTCATTTTGGAAATAGCAATGGCACAAAAATCGGTCGCGTCTATGCCTACTCTGGAAAACATAAAACAGAGCTATGGCACAAAACAGGAAAACAAGCAAAAGATAAACTCGGTTCTTTCTTGTCGATTACCGAAGACGTTAATTGCAATGGCTACAACGATGTACTAATAGGCTCGCCAAAGCACAGCAGCCCAGAACTCAATGAAAGTGGACAACTCCTCGTCTGCTCCGGCAATAACAAATCCCTGATTACAATATCGACTGGAACACAAGCCGAATCCCGCTATGGCATCTCTGCATGCGTTCTTTATGGTGGAGACAATACTCCCACGATCTACGCTGGTGCCAGTCATGCTGTCACAACAAACCAAAGTGCAACTGGTTGTGTTTTTGATATTGATCTTACTGAATGTTCAGCAACTACTCAGCGATTACAACAGCACGGCGATTCGCACTTTTTCACAACTGGCCGCGACCAGCCTGCTAAGACGAACCTTAGCGACAATATGAAGTACTACCTTGGAAACATCTTAAACCTACCAATTGACCGCCCCGTACTCTCTATCCACTCGCGATAA